In Propionicimonas paludicola, a single window of DNA contains:
- a CDS encoding methylmalonyl-CoA carboxytransferase subunit 5S encodes MSQRTIGVTEVALRDAHQSLMATRMAMEDMVDACADIDAAGYWSVECWGGATYDSCIRFLNEDPWARLRTFRELMPNSRLQMLLRGQNLLGYRHYEDGVVDRFVEKSAENGMDVFRVFDALNDPRNMARAMAAVKKTGKHAQGTICYTISPLHTVEGYVKLAGQLLDMGAQSLALKDMAALLQPQPAYDIIRGIKETYGEDVQINVHCHSTTGVTLVTLMKAIEAGADVVDTAISSMSLGPGHNPTESLVAMLEGTEYTTNLDADRLIKIRDHFSKIRPKYKAFESATLVDTDIFSSQIPGGMLSNMESQLKAQGAGDRIKEVMEEVPLVKADAGHPPLVTPSSQIVGTQAVFNVLMGKYKVMTGEFADLMLGYYGECMGERNPEVVAIAQAQAKKEPITQRPADLLEPEWEKLSADAAKLEGFDGTDEDVLTYAMFPGVAPGFFSTRDEGPKNVGKTAEQLKAEADAASGAANAVRGPIKYKVSLGGRDHSVTVEMA; translated from the coding sequence ATGAGTCAGCGAACCATTGGTGTTACCGAGGTAGCCCTCCGCGACGCCCACCAGAGCCTGATGGCCACACGAATGGCCATGGAGGACATGGTCGATGCCTGTGCCGACATCGACGCAGCCGGCTACTGGAGCGTGGAATGTTGGGGTGGCGCTACCTACGATTCCTGCATCCGATTCCTCAATGAGGACCCCTGGGCACGTCTGAGGACGTTCCGGGAACTGATGCCCAACTCCCGCCTGCAGATGTTGCTGCGCGGCCAGAACCTGCTTGGCTACCGCCACTACGAGGACGGTGTCGTCGATCGTTTCGTGGAGAAGTCGGCCGAGAACGGCATGGACGTGTTCCGCGTCTTCGATGCCCTGAACGACCCCCGCAACATGGCCCGTGCGATGGCTGCGGTCAAGAAGACCGGCAAGCACGCCCAGGGAACCATCTGCTACACGATCTCCCCGCTGCACACCGTCGAGGGCTACGTGAAGCTGGCCGGCCAGCTGCTCGACATGGGTGCTCAGTCGCTGGCGCTGAAGGACATGGCCGCACTGCTGCAGCCGCAGCCCGCCTACGACATCATCCGCGGCATCAAGGAGACCTACGGCGAGGACGTCCAGATCAACGTCCACTGCCACTCCACCACCGGCGTCACCCTGGTCACCTTGATGAAGGCGATCGAGGCCGGCGCGGACGTGGTCGACACCGCGATCAGCTCGATGAGCCTCGGCCCGGGCCACAACCCGACTGAGTCCCTGGTGGCGATGCTGGAAGGCACCGAGTACACCACCAACCTCGACGCTGACCGGCTGATCAAGATCCGCGATCACTTCTCGAAGATCCGCCCGAAGTACAAGGCGTTCGAGTCGGCCACCCTGGTCGACACCGACATCTTCTCCAGCCAGATCCCCGGCGGCATGCTCTCCAACATGGAGTCGCAGCTGAAGGCGCAGGGCGCAGGCGACCGGATCAAGGAAGTCATGGAGGAGGTCCCGCTGGTCAAGGCCGACGCCGGACACCCGCCGCTGGTCACCCCGTCCAGCCAGATCGTCGGCACCCAGGCCGTGTTCAACGTCCTGATGGGCAAGTACAAGGTGATGACCGGCGAGTTCGCCGACCTGATGCTCGGCTACTACGGCGAGTGCATGGGCGAGCGCAACCCCGAGGTGGTCGCCATCGCTCAGGCCCAGGCCAAGAAGGAGCCGATCACTCAGCGTCCGGCCGATCTGCTGGAGCCGGAGTGGGAGAAGCTCTCCGCTGACGCCGCCAAGCTCGAGGGCTTCGACGGCACCGACGAGGACGTGCTCACCTACGCCATGTTCCCGGGTGTCGCCCCCGGCTTCTTCAGCACTCGTGACGAGGGCCCGAAGAACGTCGGCAAGACCGCCGAGCAGCTCAAGGCAGAGGCCGATGCGGCCAGTGGCGCCGCCAATGCAGTCCGCGGCCCGATCAAGTACAAGGTCTCCCTCGGCGGACGCGACCACAGCGTCACCGTAGAGATGGCGTGA
- a CDS encoding leucine-rich repeat domain-containing protein, which translates to MTRPHPAQTLIRLAISASLGLALALGNVGVSHASDLVNVPDATLAACLVTELESEGIGTELTADNLAKLESLSCTGVSDLTGIGELTALTRLALTSANVANLAPLTGASRLRSLWVTGSRQLTSLDSLPSLPALTELDLSRNQISDLAGLAGRTGLTKLVLDGNRIDNLSPLSGLAGLKKLVLSGNRFTSITPLASLTDVEYLVLSLNSIQDLGPLAGLSRLAELRAEKTDVRDLGPLSGLSALRYLHVGYNHVSDISALGGLTSLVTLGVSNNAIHDLSPVFGLHQLRVLDASDNGLTALGPRGALSQLTSVGLIGNQLHSVDALAGARLTLVNISDNQLTNVAALSEVAPDATVYLWDNKIRDFSELPDTVSVLAYNQDLGELPSVDINTPTDLGIRWTDGSPICPEIDSTTATCSAGRVTYASPGLHHGSVRLTKPDQMFGLSLTFTQRAKPDVTFTKVPKIAKLSDRNTEVGMSLRSDLTGTWSPTPTEIDRQWYVNGKPGAGADFQGFYYDVKPSDLGKRVKVCVTAHRNGYTDSRICSAQTKPVRLGDLNVWTAPKITGTAVVGHTLTLKPGTWTPGTTLHYRWLRNGHPIKGATGRTYRLTGKDARAKIEVKVTGTQYGYHSYFVYTKPVRPKR; encoded by the coding sequence GTGACTCGTCCCCACCCTGCGCAGACACTGATTCGCCTTGCCATCTCGGCATCCTTAGGCCTCGCGCTGGCATTGGGCAATGTTGGCGTCAGCCACGCGTCCGATCTGGTGAACGTGCCGGACGCCACGCTCGCCGCCTGCCTGGTGACCGAGCTGGAGTCCGAAGGGATCGGAACTGAACTCACCGCCGACAACCTGGCGAAGCTGGAGTCGCTGAGCTGTACAGGAGTCAGTGACCTCACCGGAATCGGCGAACTCACCGCACTCACCAGACTCGCCCTGACATCAGCCAACGTCGCCAACTTGGCTCCGCTGACGGGAGCATCGCGGTTGCGCAGCCTGTGGGTGACCGGGAGCCGCCAGCTGACGAGCCTCGACTCGCTGCCCTCGCTCCCCGCACTGACCGAACTGGATCTGTCACGCAACCAGATCAGCGACCTCGCCGGTCTAGCCGGACGAACCGGACTCACCAAACTCGTCCTGGACGGAAACCGAATCGACAACCTGAGTCCGCTTTCGGGGCTTGCCGGCCTAAAGAAGCTCGTCCTGAGTGGCAACCGATTCACGTCGATTACGCCACTGGCAAGTCTGACCGACGTGGAGTACCTGGTCCTCTCACTCAACTCGATCCAGGACCTTGGCCCCCTGGCTGGCCTGAGTCGACTTGCGGAACTCAGGGCAGAGAAGACCGATGTCCGAGACCTTGGCCCCCTGTCCGGACTCAGCGCGCTCAGGTACTTGCACGTGGGCTACAACCATGTTTCCGACATCTCTGCACTTGGCGGGCTGACGTCGCTGGTCACTCTGGGCGTGAGCAACAACGCGATCCACGATCTGTCGCCGGTCTTCGGGCTCCATCAGTTGCGCGTACTAGACGCTTCAGACAATGGACTCACCGCACTCGGCCCCAGAGGCGCGCTCAGCCAGCTCACCAGCGTCGGTCTGATCGGTAACCAGCTGCACTCGGTGGACGCCCTGGCCGGCGCCAGGTTGACCCTTGTCAACATCAGCGACAACCAGCTCACCAACGTCGCCGCCCTGAGCGAGGTTGCCCCCGACGCCACTGTGTACCTGTGGGACAACAAGATCCGTGACTTCAGTGAACTGCCAGACACAGTCTCGGTCTTGGCCTACAACCAAGACCTAGGCGAACTGCCGTCGGTCGACATCAACACCCCGACCGACCTTGGCATCAGGTGGACAGACGGTTCGCCCATTTGCCCAGAGATCGACTCAACAACGGCCACCTGCAGTGCGGGCAGGGTTACCTACGCCAGCCCCGGGCTCCACCACGGTTCAGTTCGACTGACAAAACCGGACCAGATGTTCGGTCTCTCCCTCACCTTCACCCAGCGCGCAAAACCGGACGTCACCTTCACGAAGGTCCCCAAGATCGCGAAGCTGAGCGACCGAAACACAGAAGTCGGGATGTCGCTGCGCTCCGACCTCACGGGCACCTGGTCACCCACGCCGACCGAGATCGACCGTCAGTGGTACGTCAACGGAAAGCCCGGGGCCGGCGCCGATTTCCAGGGCTTTTACTACGACGTGAAGCCGTCCGATCTCGGCAAGCGGGTGAAGGTCTGCGTCACGGCGCATCGCAACGGCTACACCGACTCCCGGATCTGCTCGGCCCAGACCAAGCCGGTCCGGCTCGGGGACCTGAATGTGTGGACGGCGCCGAAGATCACCGGCACGGCCGTGGTCGGCCACACCCTCACCCTGAAGCCGGGAACCTGGACGCCCGGAACCACGCTGCACTACCGATGGCTACGCAACGGCCACCCGATCAAGGGAGCGACCGGGCGCACCTATCGGCTCACCGGCAAGGATGCGCGGGCCAAGATCGAGGTCAAGGTCACCGGAACTCAATACGGCTACCACTCGTACTTCGTCTACACCAAGCCGGTTCGTCCGAAGCGCTGA
- a CDS encoding lytic transglycosylase domain-containing protein, whose amino-acid sequence MTTSPAALAEPAAPRSGGRRWRALATRMASVVLIFAAAAGVIVVLTVNASARAVNPEIAAAQPAAPVVVDEPAPTASQQPAAAVHMSGPRNPPDPSWLGRVAAATGIPSRALAGYASAAIAVAKEQPGCGLSWNTLAAIGAVESSHGEHQDGQLLDSGLPSSPIRGPALNGSGLGMIRDSDKGAWDGDATWDRAIGPMQFIPATWRRWGADGNGDGKADPNQIDDAALAAGRYLCASGSLRSPSGWRAAIYSYNHSDAYVDKVAGVANSYAAVSGG is encoded by the coding sequence ATGACTACGTCACCGGCCGCTTTGGCTGAGCCGGCCGCTCCGCGATCCGGCGGACGGCGTTGGCGCGCTCTGGCCACCAGGATGGCCTCGGTGGTGCTGATCTTCGCCGCGGCCGCCGGCGTGATCGTGGTGCTCACCGTCAACGCGTCCGCGCGTGCGGTGAACCCGGAGATCGCCGCGGCGCAGCCCGCGGCCCCGGTCGTGGTGGACGAGCCGGCTCCGACCGCCAGTCAGCAGCCGGCCGCTGCCGTGCACATGTCCGGGCCGCGCAACCCACCCGATCCGTCCTGGCTGGGCCGGGTGGCCGCGGCTACCGGGATTCCGTCCCGAGCCTTGGCCGGCTACGCCTCGGCCGCCATCGCCGTAGCCAAGGAGCAGCCCGGTTGTGGGCTGTCCTGGAACACGCTGGCCGCCATCGGTGCGGTCGAGTCCAGCCACGGCGAACACCAGGACGGACAACTGCTCGACTCCGGCCTGCCCAGCTCGCCGATTCGCGGGCCCGCCCTGAACGGAAGCGGGCTGGGCATGATCCGCGACTCCGACAAGGGCGCCTGGGACGGCGATGCCACCTGGGATCGGGCGATCGGCCCGATGCAGTTCATCCCGGCCACCTGGCGGCGCTGGGGCGCCGACGGCAATGGGGACGGCAAGGCCGACCCGAACCAGATCGACGATGCCGCGCTCGCTGCCGGGCGCTACCTGTGTGCGTCCGGGTCGCTGCGCAGCCCGTCCGGCTGGCGCGCGGCGATCTACTCGTACAACCACTCCGACGCCTACGTCGACAAGGTCGCAGGTGTCGCCAACAGCTACGCGGCGGTCAGTGGCGGCTGA
- the pstB gene encoding phosphate ABC transporter ATP-binding protein PstB produces the protein MSVPERVFEPTQPLPAAPVPPQPQSWAAAVTPPPAEPVSPVPPVQFRAGEHPTPAPTASAAPRLSGLEARSISAWFGDHKVLDRVSLDMPPGVITSLIGPSGCGKSTFLRILNRMHELVPSASLAGEVLLDGDDIYDRRHKLVDARKKIGMVFQKPNPFPAMSIYDNVVAGLSLTGVKVDRDHRDELVETSLTRAGLWNEVKDRLRQPGGGLSGGQQQRLCIARSLAVKPAILLMDEPCSALDPTSTRVIEETMLELRNEVTIVIVTHNMQQAQRVSQQCAFFLAAQGQPGVIVEHGDTDAMFSMPQDSRTNDYVTGRFG, from the coding sequence ATGAGCGTCCCTGAACGGGTGTTTGAGCCGACCCAGCCGCTGCCGGCCGCCCCGGTGCCGCCCCAGCCGCAGAGTTGGGCGGCGGCGGTCACCCCGCCACCCGCCGAGCCGGTGTCCCCGGTGCCGCCGGTGCAGTTCCGTGCCGGCGAGCACCCCACGCCGGCACCGACGGCATCGGCGGCACCCCGGCTCTCCGGGCTGGAGGCTCGTTCGATCTCGGCCTGGTTCGGCGACCACAAGGTGCTCGACCGGGTCTCGCTGGACATGCCGCCCGGGGTGATCACGTCGCTGATCGGGCCGTCCGGATGTGGCAAGTCCACCTTCCTGCGGATCCTGAACCGGATGCACGAGCTGGTCCCGTCCGCCTCGCTGGCCGGTGAGGTGCTGCTCGACGGCGACGACATCTACGACCGGCGACACAAGCTGGTGGACGCCCGCAAGAAGATCGGGATGGTCTTCCAGAAGCCGAACCCGTTCCCGGCCATGTCGATCTACGACAACGTGGTGGCCGGGCTCAGCCTGACCGGGGTCAAGGTGGATCGCGATCACCGCGATGAACTGGTCGAGACCAGCCTGACCCGGGCCGGTCTGTGGAATGAGGTCAAGGACCGGCTGCGGCAGCCCGGCGGTGGCCTGTCCGGTGGTCAGCAGCAGCGTCTGTGCATCGCCCGATCCCTGGCCGTGAAGCCGGCCATCCTGCTGATGGATGAGCCGTGTTCGGCGCTGGACCCCACCTCGACCCGGGTGATCGAGGAGACCATGCTCGAGCTGCGCAACGAGGTGACCATCGTGATCGTCACCCACAACATGCAGCAAGCCCAGCGAGTCTCCCAGCAGTGCGCGTTCTTCCTGGCCGCGCAGGGGCAGCCAGGGGTGATCGTCGAACACGGGGACACCGACGCCATGTTCTCCATGCCGCAGGACTCTCGGACCAATGACTACGTCACCGGCCGCTTTGGCTGA
- a CDS encoding sortase gives MTQQFAPVAAPGAVLEAPRPAPEDQARRSTGQHAPGSPDRFRRPPKRLPRQLPQYAPLSRTQLLVRASLGLVAALLAAFLIDLVGFSHLQHLISQQQSRDLFVTQLADGTAPVNEGDVDGVLLADGAPVARLQIPALGINEIIGEGTTSSVLAKGPGHRRDTPLPGQGGVSVIMGRASAFGGPFGRLQELPPGEAISVVTGQGEQLFRVIGVRYAGDPAPGPVASGRSRMVLETARGGPYFPQGVVRVDAELVSATQANGGRMTTPASLPASARELAGDFSTSWALVFALQFLIVAEVAAVYAYRRFGWARTWVVFVPVLALGSLLVADQVIRLLPNLL, from the coding sequence ATGACCCAGCAGTTCGCTCCCGTGGCCGCCCCCGGTGCGGTCCTGGAGGCACCCCGTCCGGCGCCGGAGGATCAGGCGCGGCGGTCCACCGGGCAGCATGCCCCCGGCTCTCCCGACCGGTTCCGGCGGCCGCCCAAGCGACTGCCTCGGCAGCTGCCGCAGTACGCGCCGCTGAGTCGTACCCAGCTGCTGGTTCGGGCCAGCCTCGGCCTGGTGGCCGCACTGCTGGCCGCGTTCCTGATCGACCTGGTCGGGTTCAGCCACTTGCAGCACTTGATCTCCCAGCAGCAGTCCCGCGACCTGTTCGTCACCCAGCTGGCCGATGGCACGGCTCCGGTGAACGAAGGCGACGTGGACGGGGTCCTGCTCGCCGACGGCGCCCCGGTGGCGCGGCTGCAGATTCCGGCGCTCGGGATCAACGAGATCATCGGTGAGGGGACCACGTCTTCGGTGCTGGCCAAGGGGCCCGGGCATCGCCGGGACACCCCACTGCCCGGCCAGGGCGGCGTCAGCGTCATCATGGGACGAGCCAGCGCCTTCGGCGGGCCCTTCGGCAGACTCCAGGAGCTGCCTCCGGGCGAGGCCATCAGTGTGGTCACCGGCCAGGGTGAGCAGCTCTTCCGGGTGATCGGGGTGCGCTACGCCGGCGATCCGGCACCGGGCCCAGTGGCGTCCGGACGCTCCCGGATGGTGCTCGAGACCGCCCGCGGCGGACCCTACTTCCCGCAGGGCGTGGTCCGGGTGGACGCCGAACTGGTCTCGGCCACCCAGGCCAACGGCGGACGGATGACCACCCCCGCCTCGCTGCCGGCCAGTGCCCGCGAACTTGCCGGCGACTTCAGCACGAGCTGGGCGTTGGTCTTCGCTCTGCAGTTCCTGATCGTCGCCGAGGTAGCTGCCGTCTATGCCTACCGACGTTTCGGCTGGGCCCGGACCTGGGTGGTCTTCGTTCCGGTGCTGGCCCTCGGCTCCCTGCTGGTGGCCGACCAGGTCATTCGACTGCTGCCGAACCTGTTATGA
- a CDS encoding WxL protein peptidoglycan domain-containing protein has translation MTSVPLRRLGALIAAVALGLGGLVLSTGVAHAEDTVGIGISPANDKGKPDGRSRFTYQAKPGQTITDHVRVTNTGSTRVEVTLYAADAYNDEKGDFALADSTEKKAGAAAWVTFDGRPKLGLTLKRGESKTVPFTVAIPADAGPGDHPAGVIASAVTGGQVTVERRIANRMYVRVGGDLQPVLTITSFSGVYHSGLNPLDGSISVTATITNSGNVALEGTTTLSATTWFGAGIGRPSRAELPEILPGSTTTVNFEITGVPQVGYATARMLLQGGISGDAPDPGPLPVIQRDLLIAAIPWVVVAVLLVGGLLWLVLWLRRRREDRYAREWMAHTEAEAASRAAEADAQELAMAVASGSLAAQRAILPDEVAGSPWAHTDDPDGQGPQ, from the coding sequence ATGACCTCTGTGCCGCTCCGCCGCCTCGGCGCCCTGATCGCAGCAGTTGCACTCGGCCTGGGTGGCCTGGTGCTTTCGACCGGAGTGGCACATGCCGAGGACACCGTCGGGATCGGGATCTCCCCGGCCAACGACAAGGGCAAGCCGGACGGACGCAGCCGGTTCACCTATCAGGCCAAGCCCGGCCAGACCATCACCGATCACGTGCGGGTCACCAACACCGGATCCACCCGGGTTGAGGTCACCCTCTACGCCGCGGACGCCTACAACGACGAGAAGGGCGACTTCGCGCTGGCCGACAGCACCGAAAAGAAGGCGGGTGCGGCCGCCTGGGTCACCTTCGACGGACGGCCGAAGCTCGGCCTGACCTTGAAGCGCGGCGAGTCCAAGACGGTGCCGTTCACGGTCGCCATCCCCGCCGACGCCGGTCCGGGCGATCACCCGGCGGGTGTCATCGCCTCTGCGGTCACCGGCGGACAGGTCACCGTGGAGCGGCGGATCGCGAACCGGATGTACGTGCGGGTCGGCGGCGACCTGCAGCCCGTCCTCACCATCACCAGCTTCTCCGGGGTCTACCACTCCGGCCTGAACCCGCTGGACGGCTCGATCAGCGTCACCGCCACCATCACCAACAGCGGCAACGTGGCACTCGAGGGCACCACCACGCTGTCGGCCACCACCTGGTTCGGTGCAGGCATCGGACGTCCCTCGCGCGCCGAACTGCCCGAGATTCTGCCCGGCAGCACCACCACCGTGAACTTCGAGATCACCGGAGTGCCGCAGGTCGGCTACGCCACGGCGCGGATGCTGTTGCAGGGCGGCATCTCCGGCGACGCTCCTGACCCCGGCCCGCTTCCGGTGATCCAACGCGACCTGCTGATCGCGGCCATCCCGTGGGTGGTGGTGGCCGTGCTGCTGGTCGGCGGGCTGCTCTGGCTGGTGCTGTGGCTGCGCCGCCGCCGCGAGGATCGCTACGCCCGGGAGTGGATGGCGCACACCGAGGCCGAGGCAGCGTCCCGGGCGGCCGAGGCCGACGCCCAGGAGCTGGCCATGGCGGTGGCGTCCGGCTCGTTGGCCGCCCAGCGGGCGATCCTTCCCGACGAGGTCGCCGGCAGCCCGTGGGCCCACACAGATGATCCGGACGGGCAGGGCCCCCAGTGA
- a CDS encoding Ig-like domain-containing protein, translating into MRTRLRGLGVGVLAALIASAGAAVPAYAATVPSTFPADSNGPVYLVDALDNNQYAANSQLDWDTPAGVNLSSTSGTVTRLPYVTDAATSTPFLSAVGAERTPASWKAFGDAVNLNGKGVLLPNVTPSSLLNGSPAGVVSAGGTYSLGVAYLSGPSTVVAAYYTTINVDAGTGTWAFATPAAPVVITDVATTTTLAADKSSVELGGSVTLTATVAASGKTPAGNVEFYKGTSKLATRALSSGTVSYAVTPGTTGTQTYSAKFVENTVGTDKFLASTSSDLSVDVTTPPPPVVPNAPSEGALNSDSSNGATATYDATTHKVTLNVDAANNSKSVNVFAYSTPTFLGTQTVADSKVVADVSGLASGSHKVAIVDPATYEVIAWASFDKTDAAISPSISKTINAEAAAVAPSDGEFSLTNLSGNTVSLSNPAIVDGKSVVSGTLGSFKVTDLRQVSKPGWKLQTSVTDFAKGTDTIAASALGIKPKSVGQAGSGATAPTLGDEQISGSASYPWDFATLAAGAYSGASTYDADLTFTAPSGKPAGTYTSTLTLTLISK; encoded by the coding sequence ATGCGCACAAGACTTCGCGGTCTGGGTGTCGGCGTTCTCGCCGCCCTGATTGCCTCAGCTGGGGCAGCGGTTCCCGCATATGCGGCGACCGTACCGTCCACCTTCCCCGCCGACTCGAATGGCCCGGTCTACCTGGTTGACGCCCTGGACAACAACCAGTACGCCGCCAACTCTCAACTGGACTGGGACACCCCAGCGGGTGTCAACCTGTCCAGCACGTCCGGCACTGTCACCCGGTTGCCTTATGTCACTGACGCGGCCACGTCGACCCCCTTCCTCTCGGCAGTGGGCGCAGAGCGCACACCGGCGAGCTGGAAGGCCTTTGGTGATGCCGTCAACCTCAACGGGAAGGGTGTGCTGCTGCCCAACGTCACGCCGTCCTCGCTTCTCAACGGGAGTCCCGCTGGCGTCGTGTCTGCGGGCGGCACCTACAGTCTCGGTGTGGCGTACCTGAGCGGTCCGTCGACCGTTGTGGCCGCCTACTACACCACGATCAACGTGGATGCCGGCACTGGCACTTGGGCCTTCGCCACTCCGGCGGCTCCGGTTGTCATCACGGATGTTGCCACCACCACCACGCTGGCTGCGGACAAGTCCTCGGTCGAGCTGGGTGGCTCGGTGACTCTCACCGCGACCGTCGCCGCCTCGGGCAAGACCCCGGCCGGCAACGTCGAGTTCTACAAGGGCACCAGCAAGCTGGCCACCCGGGCACTGTCCAGCGGCACCGTGTCCTACGCGGTGACCCCGGGCACCACCGGCACCCAGACCTACTCGGCCAAGTTCGTCGAGAACACTGTCGGCACCGACAAGTTCCTGGCGTCCACCTCGTCCGATCTGTCGGTCGATGTCACCACCCCGCCTCCGCCCGTTGTCCCGAACGCACCGAGTGAGGGTGCGCTCAACTCCGACTCGAGCAACGGCGCGACGGCGACCTACGACGCAACCACTCACAAGGTCACCCTGAACGTGGATGCCGCCAACAACTCGAAGTCGGTGAACGTCTTCGCCTACTCCACCCCGACCTTCCTCGGCACACAGACGGTGGCCGATAGCAAGGTTGTGGCGGACGTGTCCGGGCTCGCCTCGGGCTCCCACAAGGTGGCCATCGTCGATCCGGCGACCTACGAGGTCATCGCGTGGGCTTCCTTCGACAAGACCGACGCCGCGATCAGCCCGTCGATCAGCAAGACCATCAACGCCGAGGCCGCCGCGGTTGCCCCGAGCGATGGCGAGTTCTCGCTGACCAACCTGAGCGGCAACACCGTGAGCCTGTCCAACCCGGCGATCGTCGACGGCAAGTCCGTCGTGTCCGGCACCCTGGGCAGCTTCAAGGTGACCGACCTGCGTCAGGTCTCCAAGCCGGGCTGGAAGCTCCAGACCAGCGTGACCGACTTCGCCAAGGGCACTGACACGATCGCGGCCTCCGCGCTCGGTATCAAGCCCAAGTCGGTCGGTCAGGCCGGATCCGGCGCCACCGCTCCGACCCTGGGTGACGAGCAGATCTCGGGCAGCGCCAGCTACCCGTGGGACTTCGCCACCCTGGCCGCCGGCGCCTACTCCGGTGCCAGCACCTACGATGCCGACCTCACCTTCACCGCTCCCAGCGGCAAGCCGGCCGGCACCTACACCTCCACCCTCACCCTGACGCTGATCTCCAAGTGA
- the pstS gene encoding phosphate ABC transporter substrate-binding protein PstS translates to MTRSASLRRRLVAAAAASLALGLALPWSATEAVAAAYYPITGSGSTWSQNALDQWRANVSKNYAMTVNYSGIGSSSGRRDFIDGTVDFAISEIPFQAKPEDGSAPEKPTHGYAYMPIVAGGTSFMYNLKIGGKRVTNLRLSGDTVAKIFTGAISKWNDAAIQADNPGLAMPAKNIVPVIRSDGSGTSAQFTLWMSKQYPSIWKTGMTSQFPSFGNSKAQKGSDGVAGYVSQNYGEGAITYVEYSYAKKAGFPVVKLLNKSGYYVEPTASSVAVALMQARINTDKSSDNYLTQILDGVYNATDRRAYPLSSYSYAIVPTQVAGIFNTNKGNTLAAFMRYVLCEGQQQAGTLGYSPLPMNLVMAGSEQIKLIPGSGGKGVDTGSCNNPTFKAGDSPSKNQLALTAPYPADCDKKGPTQCTIGTGGASTSTPTSNQGNNPSNNPTSGASTGAGTGTGGGSTGGEVPTYDENGNLVGGSGGGDGAVSKPFTLPDQGMGASQGLMLAAALFLVAAVVVPPLVGQWLKTGGEGV, encoded by the coding sequence ATGACCAGGTCGGCGAGCTTGCGGCGACGGCTGGTCGCCGCCGCAGCGGCTTCGCTCGCCCTGGGCCTGGCTCTGCCCTGGTCGGCCACTGAGGCTGTGGCGGCCGCGTACTACCCGATCACCGGGTCGGGATCGACGTGGTCGCAGAACGCTCTGGACCAGTGGCGGGCCAATGTCTCCAAGAACTACGCGATGACGGTCAACTACTCCGGGATCGGCTCCAGCTCGGGACGCCGGGACTTCATCGACGGCACCGTGGACTTCGCGATCTCGGAGATCCCGTTCCAGGCCAAGCCGGAGGACGGTTCGGCACCGGAGAAGCCGACTCACGGCTATGCCTACATGCCGATCGTGGCCGGTGGCACCAGCTTCATGTACAACCTGAAGATCGGCGGCAAGCGGGTCACCAACCTGCGGCTGTCCGGCGACACGGTCGCCAAGATCTTCACCGGCGCGATCAGCAAGTGGAACGACGCCGCCATCCAGGCCGACAACCCCGGGCTGGCCATGCCGGCCAAGAACATCGTCCCGGTGATCCGCTCGGACGGCTCTGGAACCTCGGCCCAGTTCACCTTGTGGATGTCCAAGCAGTACCCCTCGATCTGGAAGACCGGGATGACCTCGCAGTTCCCGAGCTTCGGCAACTCCAAGGCCCAGAAGGGCTCTGATGGGGTGGCCGGCTACGTCTCGCAGAACTACGGCGAGGGTGCGATCACCTATGTCGAGTACTCCTACGCCAAGAAGGCGGGCTTCCCGGTGGTGAAGCTGCTTAACAAGTCCGGCTATTACGTCGAGCCGACGGCCTCCTCGGTGGCCGTGGCCCTGATGCAGGCCAGGATCAACACCGACAAGTCCTCGGACAACTACCTCACCCAGATTCTGGACGGGGTCTACAACGCCACCGACCGCCGGGCCTACCCGCTGTCGAGCTACTCGTATGCGATCGTGCCGACCCAAGTGGCCGGCATCTTCAACACCAACAAGGGCAACACGCTGGCCGCCTTCATGCGCTACGTGCTGTGCGAGGGTCAGCAGCAGGCCGGGACGCTGGGCTACTCGCCGCTGCCGATGAACCTGGTGATGGCCGGCTCGGAGCAGATCAAGCTGATCCCCGGCTCCGGCGGCAAGGGCGTCGACACCGGCAGCTGCAACAACCCGACCTTCAAGGCCGGCGACTCGCCCTCGAAGAACCAGCTGGCCCTGACCGCGCCCTACCCGGCCGACTGTGACAAGAAGGGGCCGACCCAGTGCACCATCGGCACCGGCGGTGCGAGCACGTCCACCCCGACCTCGAACCAGGGCAACAACCCCTCGAACAATCCGACCAGCGGGGCGAGCACGGGAGCCGGCACCGGTACCGGCGGCGGCTCGACCGGTGGGGAAGTACCGACGTACGACGAGAACGGCAACCTGGTTGGCGGCTCTGGTGGCGGCGATGGGGCGGTCTCTAAGCCGTTCACTCTTCCGGACCAGGGGATGGGCGCTTCACAAGGCCTGATGCTGGCGGCCGCGCTGTTCCTTGTAGCTGCCGTGGTGGTTCCGCCGCTGGTCGGCCAGTGGCTGAAGACCGGGGGCGAGGGTGTCTAG